The window GCTGATCCTATTCGGAAGTATACGATATACAAATCCGACCATTGGAAATTTTGAGGGTAAAATTATGGAAATGACGCCTATCTGGCACGAAAATGGAGAGAAATGCTGTTTTTTAGAGTTTTAACTCTAGATGTATTGGTGTGCTGAATGGTTTTGCGATTTATTGATAAATAAAGCCCAGCAATATCAGTGATATACTTGCTGGGCCTTTTGTTACGGGGCTTTGAGAGCAAACTAGCTCATTGGTTTGATCATTTTTGTCAGCTTTTCGGCGATTTTAGAGACATCCTCGCCATCTTCCCCTACAAGGATCAAACTGCTGCCATCGATCGGTGTTACCGAGCCTGACATGCCTTTTTCATCAAAGTCGATAGATTTGTCAGTCGGAATTCCAGTTAAAAATAGAGTGACCTTGCCTTTTTCGCCTTGGAAAACCATGTGCATTGCGTTGGACTTGCCAAAACCACAGTGGTTCAGGTAGTAGACGTGGTAAGGGAAGGCTTCATCAAACTGGTAAGCAAACGGGTTCATTTTTGCGTTGATCTGTTGTGATGTAACTTGTTCGTCGATTGAACTAACAAAGCTCTTTTCATCAACAACATGTTTCATTGCGGTATCTACCAAGCTTGCTTGAGCTGGAGAGACCAACGCGTTGCCCCAGTTGACTTGACCAACCAATAAACCTGCAACAAATGCCACAGAAGCAGCCATTGCCATCGCTCGTCGAGCAAACGTAGGTCTTACTACTTTGCTCTCTTCGCTTGAGGTTTGATTGAACAGGATACGATCTGCAAGATCGTCTGGTACATCCACATTCAATGCTGAATGGATCTGCTTATCAAGCGATAGTACATCGTCTAAGAAATTACTATTGGCTTCGCTATTCGCTGCTGCATCAATAATGTCTTGTGTACGTTGCTTAGGTTCCGACAATACACGACGACGAAATTCCAAATCATCCATTATGTTGCCCCCTCTCTGCCTCTTCTGTATCCAGCATCTCTTTCAACTGATTTCGAGCTCTGAATAAACGTGTCATCACCGTATTTTTGTTAAGATCGAGAATATCGGCGATCTCATCACCACTAAAACCACCAATCACTTGTAAGAAGAGGGGTTCACGGTATTCGATTTCAAGTTTCATGATCTGCGCTTGCAACCATTGGTGTTGATGATGTGGGTCATCACTGATGCTAGCATCGTTACCATGATCGTCGATATCAACCAGATCAAATTGTTTGCGTTCAAAACGTCGAGCATTCTCGCGGCGCAAG is drawn from Vibrio sp. SNU_ST1 and contains these coding sequences:
- a CDS encoding DUF3379 domain-containing protein; the protein is MDDLEFRRRVLSEPKQRTQDIIDAAANSEANSNFLDDVLSLDKQIHSALNVDVPDDLADRILFNQTSSEESKVVRPTFARRAMAMAASVAFVAGLLVGQVNWGNALVSPAQASLVDTAMKHVVDEKSFVSSIDEQVTSQQINAKMNPFAYQFDEAFPYHVYYLNHCGFGKSNAMHMVFQGEKGKVTLFLTGIPTDKSIDFDEKGMSGSVTPIDGSSLILVGEDGEDVSKIAEKLTKMIKPMS
- a CDS encoding sigma-70 family RNA polymerase sigma factor, whose protein sequence is MFGKKTAKRPVNSDMDKQRKYEALVRAYHRDLFRYAYWLCKDKSIAEDLVQETCLRAWKSLDSLQDEKAAKSWLITILRRENARRFERKQFDLVDIDDHGNDASISDDPHHQHQWLQAQIMKLEIEYREPLFLQVIGGFSGDEIADILDLNKNTVMTRLFRARNQLKEMLDTEEAERGQHNG